The proteins below come from a single Plantactinospora sp. KBS50 genomic window:
- the hutU gene encoding urocanate hydratase — protein MSTQTRAPAGGVRAARGTTRTAAGWPQEAALRMLMNNLDPEVAERPDDLVVYGGTGRAARDWPSYHALVRTLTTLRDDETMLVQSGRPVGVLRTHEWAPRVLLANSNLVGDWATWPEFRRLEQLGLTMYGQMTAGSWIYIGTQGILQGTYETFAAVAAKRFGGSLAGTLTLTAGCGGMGGAQPLAVTMNGGACLVVDVDRTRLERRLRDRYLDEVADSLDEALDRVLAARRDRRALSVGVVGNAATVFPELLVRGVEVDVVTDQTSAHDPLSYLPVGVELADAAEYARSKPAEFTDRARASMARHVAAMVGFLDAGAEVFDYGNSIRGEAKLGGYERAFDFPGFVPAYIRPLFCEGRGPFRWAALSGDPADIAATDRAILELFPENESLARWIRLAGERVAFQGLPARICWLGYGERDRAGVRFNEMVAAGELSAPVVIGRDHLDCGSVASPYRETEAMADGSDAIADWPLLNAMVNTASGASWVSIHHGGGVGIGRSIHAGQVCVADGSALAGQKIERVLTNDPAMGVIRHVDAGYEAAGEVARRTGVRVPMAEA, from the coding sequence ATGTCCACGCAGACCCGCGCACCGGCCGGCGGCGTCCGCGCCGCCCGCGGCACCACCCGGACCGCGGCCGGCTGGCCGCAGGAGGCCGCCCTGCGGATGCTGATGAACAACCTGGATCCGGAGGTGGCGGAGCGCCCCGACGACCTGGTGGTGTACGGCGGCACCGGCCGGGCGGCCCGGGACTGGCCCTCGTACCACGCGCTGGTGCGGACGCTGACCACGCTGCGCGACGACGAGACGATGCTGGTGCAGTCGGGCCGGCCGGTGGGGGTGCTGCGCACCCACGAGTGGGCGCCCCGGGTGCTGCTGGCCAATTCGAACCTGGTGGGCGACTGGGCCACCTGGCCGGAGTTCCGCCGGCTGGAACAGCTCGGCCTGACCATGTACGGGCAGATGACCGCCGGCTCGTGGATCTACATCGGCACCCAGGGCATCCTGCAGGGTACGTACGAGACGTTCGCGGCGGTGGCCGCGAAGCGGTTCGGCGGCAGCCTGGCCGGCACGTTGACGCTGACCGCCGGCTGCGGCGGGATGGGTGGGGCGCAGCCGCTCGCGGTGACGATGAACGGCGGCGCCTGCCTGGTCGTGGACGTGGACCGGACCCGGCTGGAGCGCCGGCTGCGGGACCGCTACCTGGACGAGGTGGCCGACTCGCTGGACGAGGCGCTGGACCGGGTGCTGGCCGCCAGGCGGGACCGGCGGGCGCTCAGCGTCGGCGTGGTCGGCAACGCGGCCACGGTCTTCCCGGAGCTGCTGGTCCGCGGGGTCGAGGTGGATGTGGTCACCGACCAGACCAGCGCGCACGACCCGTTGTCCTACCTGCCGGTGGGGGTCGAGCTGGCCGACGCGGCCGAGTACGCGCGGAGCAAGCCGGCCGAGTTCACCGACCGGGCGCGCGCGTCGATGGCCCGGCACGTGGCGGCGATGGTGGGCTTCCTGGACGCCGGTGCCGAGGTCTTCGACTACGGCAACTCGATCCGCGGCGAGGCGAAGCTCGGCGGGTACGAGCGGGCGTTCGACTTCCCGGGGTTCGTGCCGGCGTACATCCGGCCGCTGTTCTGCGAGGGCCGGGGGCCGTTCCGCTGGGCGGCGCTGTCGGGTGATCCGGCCGACATCGCGGCCACCGACCGGGCCATCCTGGAGCTGTTCCCGGAGAACGAGTCCCTGGCCCGGTGGATCCGGCTGGCCGGTGAGCGGGTGGCGTTCCAGGGGCTGCCGGCCCGGATCTGCTGGCTCGGCTACGGTGAGCGGGACCGGGCCGGGGTGCGGTTCAACGAGATGGTCGCCGCGGGCGAGCTGTCCGCCCCGGTGGTGATCGGCCGGGACCACCTGGACTGCGGCAGCGTGGCCAGCCCGTACCGGGAGACCGAGGCGATGGCGGACGGCTCCGACGCGATCGCCGACTGGCCGTTGCTGAACGCGATGGTGAACACCGCGAGCGGGGCGTCCTGGGTGTCGATCCACCACGGCGGCGGGGTGGGCATCGGGCGTTCGATCCACGCCGGGCAGGTGTGCGTGGCCGACGGCAGCGCGCTGGCCGGCCAGAAGATCGAGCGGGTGCTCACCAACGACCCGGCGATGGGCGTGATCCGGCACGTGGACGCCGGGTACGAGGCGGCCGGCGAGGTCGCCCGGCGTACCGGGGTCCGCGTCCCGATGGCCGAAGCGTAG
- the hutH gene encoding histidine ammonia-lyase produces the protein MVTVLPSGVGPADVLAVARADAPVRLDPAAVEAMTASRSIVDAIERDGRPVYGVSTGFGALANTSIAPERRAELQHALIRSHAAGVGAPMPREVVRAMLLLRLRSLAMGRSGVRPLLARSLVELLNSGITPWVPEHGSLGASGDLAPLAHCALTLLGEGWVLGPDGSRRDAAPALAAAGLRPVELAAKEGLALINGTDGMLGMLLLAIADARHLLVMADVTAALSIEAMLGSERPFLAELHAIRPHPGQAASAANISRLLRDSAIMDSHRDDLAHAVQDAYSMRCAPQVAGAARDTLAFAGTVADRELRSVVDNPVVLPDGRVESTGNFHGAPLGFAADYLAIALAEVGAIAERRVDRLLDVARNRDLPAFLTPDPGVNSGLMIAQYTAAGIVAENRRLAAPASVDSLPTSGMQEDHVSMGWAATKKLRTVLDNLTSLLAVELLAAVRGLQLRAPLRPSPAGRAACAAVADRIGAPGPDIFLAPAMEAARTVVAGTGLRSAIEDDIGPLG, from the coding sequence GTGGTGACCGTGCTGCCCTCCGGGGTCGGTCCGGCCGACGTGCTCGCCGTGGCCCGCGCCGACGCCCCGGTGCGGCTCGACCCGGCCGCCGTCGAGGCGATGACCGCCAGCCGGTCCATCGTGGACGCCATCGAGCGGGACGGCCGGCCGGTGTACGGGGTCTCCACCGGCTTCGGCGCGCTCGCCAACACCTCCATCGCGCCGGAGCGCCGGGCCGAGCTGCAACACGCGCTGATCCGCTCGCACGCGGCCGGGGTGGGCGCGCCGATGCCGCGCGAGGTGGTCCGGGCCATGCTGCTGCTGCGGCTGCGGTCGCTGGCCATGGGGCGTTCCGGGGTACGCCCGCTGCTGGCCCGGTCGCTGGTGGAGTTGCTGAACTCCGGCATCACGCCGTGGGTGCCGGAGCACGGCTCGCTGGGCGCGTCCGGTGATCTGGCGCCGCTGGCGCACTGCGCCCTGACGCTGCTGGGCGAGGGCTGGGTGCTCGGCCCGGACGGGTCGCGGCGGGACGCGGCGCCGGCGCTGGCGGCGGCCGGGCTGCGCCCGGTCGAGCTGGCGGCCAAGGAAGGGCTCGCGCTGATCAACGGCACCGACGGGATGCTCGGGATGCTGCTGCTGGCCATCGCGGACGCCCGGCACCTGCTGGTGATGGCGGACGTGACGGCGGCCCTGTCGATCGAGGCGATGCTCGGTTCGGAGCGGCCGTTCCTGGCCGAGTTGCACGCCATCCGCCCGCACCCCGGGCAGGCCGCCTCGGCGGCCAACATCTCCCGGCTGCTGCGCGATTCGGCCATCATGGACTCGCACCGGGACGATCTCGCGCACGCGGTGCAGGACGCGTACTCGATGCGCTGCGCGCCGCAGGTGGCCGGCGCCGCCCGGGACACCCTCGCGTTCGCCGGTACGGTGGCCGACCGGGAACTGCGCTCGGTGGTGGACAACCCGGTGGTGTTGCCGGACGGCCGGGTGGAGTCGACCGGGAACTTCCACGGGGCGCCGCTCGGGTTCGCCGCGGACTACCTGGCGATCGCGCTGGCCGAGGTGGGCGCCATCGCCGAGCGCCGGGTGGACCGGCTGCTGGACGTGGCCCGCAACCGGGACCTGCCGGCGTTCCTCACCCCGGATCCGGGGGTGAACTCGGGGCTGATGATCGCCCAGTACACGGCGGCCGGCATCGTGGCGGAGAACCGCCGGCTCGCGGCGCCGGCCTCGGTGGATTCGCTGCCGACCAGCGGCATGCAGGAGGATCACGTCTCGATGGGCTGGGCGGCCACCAAGAAGCTGCGCACGGTGCTGGACAACCTGACCAGCCTGCTCGCGGTGGAGCTGCTGGCCGCCGTACGCGGGCTCCAGCTGCGCGCCCCGCTGCGGCCGTCCCCGGCCGGCCGGGCGGCGTGCGCGGCGGTGGCCGACCGGATCGGCGCGCCGGGTCCGGACATCTTCCTGGCGCCGGCCATGGAGGCGGCCCGGACGGTGGTCGCCGGCACCGGCCTGCGGTCCGCGATCGAGGACGATATCGGCCCGCTCGGCTGA
- the rph gene encoding ribonuclease PH — protein sequence MARPDGRGPDELRPVRLLRDWSRHPEGSVLVEFGDTRVLCTASVTEGVPRWRKGSGLGWVTAEYAMLPRATNTRSDRESIKGRVGGRTHEISRLIGRSLRACIDLKALGENSVVLDCDVLQADGGTRTAAITGAYVALHDAVSWLAGRRALAAPVERVMHRSVAAVSVGVIAGEPRLDLCYEEDVAAEVDMNVVCTGTGDFVEVQGTGEAGVFGRDRLDALLDLGVAGCATLTEAQRKALAG from the coding sequence ATGGCGCGACCAGACGGGCGAGGGCCCGACGAACTCCGACCGGTACGGCTTCTGCGGGACTGGAGCCGGCATCCCGAGGGTTCCGTCCTCGTCGAGTTCGGCGACACCCGGGTGCTCTGCACGGCGAGCGTCACCGAGGGCGTTCCGCGGTGGCGGAAGGGTTCCGGGCTGGGCTGGGTCACCGCCGAGTACGCGATGCTGCCCCGGGCCACGAACACCCGTTCGGACCGGGAGAGCATCAAGGGCCGGGTCGGCGGCCGGACCCACGAGATCTCCCGGCTCATCGGTCGCAGCCTGCGGGCCTGCATCGACCTCAAGGCCCTCGGCGAGAACTCGGTGGTGCTCGACTGCGACGTGTTGCAGGCCGACGGCGGCACCCGGACCGCGGCCATCACCGGGGCGTACGTGGCGCTGCACGACGCGGTGAGCTGGCTGGCCGGTCGCCGCGCCCTGGCCGCCCCGGTCGAGCGGGTGATGCACCGCTCGGTCGCCGCGGTCAGCGTCGGGGTCATCGCCGGCGAACCCCGCCTCGACCTCTGCTACGAGGAGGACGTGGCGGCCGAGGTGGACATGAACGTCGTCTGCACCGGCACCGGGGACTTCGTGGAGGTGCAGGGCACCGGCGAGGCGGGAGTGTTCGGCCGGGACCGGCTGGACGCCCTGCTGGACCTCGGGGTGGCCGGCTGCGCCACGCTGACCGAGGCGCAGCGGAAGGCGCTGGCCGGATGA
- the hutI gene encoding imidazolonepropionase: MSSLLVDNIGELVTNAPRGDGDGPLGLRRNAAVLVEDGRVVWLGPARYAPAADRRIDAGGGAVLPGFVDSHAHLVFAGDRAGEFAARMAGRPYTGGGIRTTVAATRAADDDTLRATVRRLRAEALGQGTTTMEIKSGYGLTVADEVRSLRIAGESTDETTFLGAHVVPQEYADRPDDYVGLVCGPMLRAATPYARWIDVFCERGAFDVDHARAILTCGQAAGLGVRVHANQLGPGPGVQLAVELGAASADHCTHLDEADVAALAGSATVATLLPGAEFSTRSPYPDARRLLDAGATVALATDCNPGSSYTSSMAFCVALAVREMRMTPAEAVWSATAGGARALRRDDVGVLRVGSRADLLVLDAPSHLHLAYRPGVPLIHRVLHNGVPQ, encoded by the coding sequence ATGAGCAGCCTGCTTGTCGACAACATCGGTGAGCTGGTCACCAACGCCCCACGCGGGGACGGGGACGGTCCGCTGGGACTGCGCCGCAACGCGGCCGTGCTGGTCGAGGACGGCCGGGTCGTCTGGCTGGGGCCGGCCCGGTACGCCCCGGCCGCCGACCGGCGGATCGACGCGGGTGGCGGCGCCGTGCTGCCGGGCTTCGTGGACAGCCACGCGCATCTGGTGTTCGCCGGCGACCGGGCCGGCGAGTTCGCGGCGCGGATGGCCGGCCGGCCGTACACCGGGGGCGGCATCCGGACCACGGTGGCCGCCACCCGGGCGGCGGACGACGACACCCTGCGCGCCACCGTGCGCCGGCTGCGCGCGGAGGCGCTGGGCCAGGGCACCACGACCATGGAGATCAAGAGCGGGTACGGGTTGACCGTGGCCGACGAGGTGCGTTCGCTGCGGATCGCCGGCGAGAGCACGGACGAGACGACGTTCCTCGGCGCACACGTGGTTCCGCAGGAGTACGCCGACCGGCCGGACGACTACGTGGGCCTGGTCTGCGGGCCGATGCTGCGGGCGGCCACCCCGTACGCGCGGTGGATCGACGTGTTCTGCGAGCGGGGCGCCTTCGACGTGGACCACGCGCGGGCCATCCTCACCTGCGGCCAGGCGGCCGGGTTGGGCGTGCGGGTGCACGCCAACCAGCTCGGCCCCGGGCCGGGGGTCCAACTCGCCGTGGAGCTGGGCGCGGCCAGCGCCGACCACTGCACCCACCTGGATGAGGCGGACGTGGCCGCGCTGGCCGGCTCGGCGACGGTGGCGACGCTGCTGCCCGGCGCCGAGTTCTCCACCCGGTCGCCGTACCCGGACGCGCGCCGGCTGCTGGACGCGGGCGCGACGGTGGCCCTGGCGACCGACTGCAACCCCGGCTCGTCGTACACCTCGTCGATGGCGTTCTGCGTGGCGCTGGCCGTACGGGAGATGCGGATGACCCCGGCGGAGGCGGTCTGGTCGGCGACCGCCGGCGGCGCGCGGGCGCTGCGCCGCGACGACGTGGGGGTGCTGCGCGTCGGGTCCCGCGCCGACCTGCTGGTCCTCGACGCGCCGTCCCACCTGCACCTGGCCTACCGGCCGGGGGTGCCACTGATCCACCGGGTCCTGCACAACGGAGTACCGCAGTGA
- a CDS encoding allantoate amidohydrolase produces MSHHRTEDPLGAGFRELWDQLAPVGRDPDSGGYLRYAFTPAERELRNWFAAQAKRRGMPVTDDGNGNLFAWWAAPDTADDGPAAEAGTAATARAVLTGSHFDSVPHGGGYDGPLGIVSAFLAIDELRRAGTVPVRPIGVAAFVEEEGARFGVPCLGSRLLAGAFDPDRAAELRDADRVSFAEALGARPAGARPDLLARVGAYLELHVEQGRALAGGAAPVGVASAIWPHGRWRFEFDGEANHAGTTRMADRRDPMLTYAFTVLAANKEARLRGAHATIGRVRVEPNATNAVPGRVTGWLDARAAEPAVLDELVEAVRAKAADRARRDGTGLTVVAESTSPLVAFDDDLGARLARLLGAPVLPTAAGHDAGVLAGQVPTAMLFVRNPTGVSHSPAEHATEADCVAGVRALAGALAELACR; encoded by the coding sequence GTGTCGCATCATCGAACGGAAGATCCGCTCGGCGCCGGGTTCCGGGAGCTGTGGGATCAGCTCGCCCCGGTCGGCCGGGATCCGGACAGCGGCGGCTACCTGCGGTACGCGTTCACCCCGGCCGAGCGGGAGCTGCGAAACTGGTTCGCGGCGCAGGCGAAGCGGCGCGGGATGCCGGTGACCGACGACGGCAACGGCAACCTGTTCGCCTGGTGGGCCGCGCCGGACACCGCCGACGACGGCCCGGCCGCCGAGGCCGGGACCGCGGCCACGGCCCGCGCCGTGCTGACCGGCAGCCACTTCGACTCGGTGCCGCACGGCGGCGGGTACGACGGCCCGCTGGGCATCGTCAGCGCCTTCCTGGCGATCGACGAGTTGCGCCGGGCCGGCACCGTCCCGGTCCGGCCGATCGGAGTGGCCGCGTTCGTCGAGGAGGAGGGCGCCCGGTTCGGCGTACCGTGCCTGGGGTCGCGGCTGCTGGCCGGCGCGTTCGACCCGGACCGGGCGGCCGAGCTGCGCGACGCCGACCGGGTCAGCTTCGCCGAGGCGTTGGGGGCGCGGCCCGCGGGTGCCCGGCCGGACCTGCTGGCCCGGGTCGGGGCGTACCTGGAACTGCACGTGGAGCAGGGCCGCGCGCTGGCCGGCGGGGCCGCGCCGGTCGGCGTGGCCAGCGCGATCTGGCCGCACGGCCGGTGGCGGTTCGAGTTCGACGGCGAGGCCAACCACGCGGGTACGACCCGGATGGCCGACCGGCGCGACCCGATGCTCACCTACGCGTTCACGGTGCTGGCGGCGAACAAGGAGGCCCGGCTGCGCGGTGCGCACGCCACGATCGGCCGGGTACGCGTCGAGCCGAACGCCACGAACGCGGTCCCCGGCCGGGTCACCGGCTGGTTGGACGCCCGCGCGGCCGAGCCGGCGGTGCTGGACGAGCTGGTCGAGGCGGTACGCGCCAAGGCGGCCGACCGGGCGCGGCGGGACGGTACCGGGTTGACCGTGGTGGCCGAGTCGACAAGCCCGCTGGTGGCCTTCGACGACGACCTCGGCGCTCGGCTGGCCCGGCTGCTCGGCGCGCCGGTGCTGCCCACGGCGGCCGGGCACGACGCGGGGGTGCTGGCCGGGCAGGTGCCGACGGCGATGCTGTTCGTGCGCAATCCGACCGGGGTGTCGCACTCCCCCGCCGAGCACGCCACCGAGGCGGACTGTGTGGCCGGGGTGCGGGCGCTGGCCGGGGCGCTGGCGGAGCTGGCATGCCGGTGA
- a CDS encoding formimidoylglutamate deiminase gives MTRYHAEYAWLPPAPPGPGGAPPLAGGAAATAANGAEPVADVLIEVDGDRFGTVTPGVGGPPAGAVRLPGLTLPGFANAHSHAFHRALRGRTHGGRGDFWSWRNLMYAVADRLDPDSYLALARAAYAEMALAGVTCVGEFHYLHHGPGGRRYHDPNAMGAALLAAAAQAGIRITLLDTVYLSASVDGRPLTGPQLRFSDGDAEGWAERVGAFGPAPGQVRLGAAIHSVRAVPAGQLAVVAAWAAERGCPLHLHLSEQPAENADCRAAYGRSPAELLAEHGVLGPATTAVHATHVTDTDRALLGRSGTGVCLCPSTERDLADGIGPARDLADAGSPLSLGSDSHAIIDPFEEARGMELDERLRSGVRGHFGPGELLHAATAAGHAALGWPDAGRIAPGQRADLVTVRLDGPRTAGVPPAGVFFAATAADVDRVVVDGRVVVSGGRHVGLDVPADLRAAIREVRS, from the coding sequence GTGACCCGCTACCACGCCGAGTACGCCTGGCTGCCGCCCGCGCCGCCCGGCCCTGGCGGGGCGCCGCCGTTGGCCGGTGGTGCCGCGGCAACGGCGGCCAACGGCGCCGAGCCGGTGGCGGACGTGCTGATCGAGGTGGACGGGGACCGGTTCGGGACGGTCACGCCGGGGGTCGGCGGCCCGCCGGCCGGGGCGGTCCGGCTGCCCGGACTCACCCTGCCCGGGTTCGCCAACGCGCACTCGCACGCCTTCCACCGGGCGTTGCGCGGGCGCACGCACGGCGGTCGCGGCGACTTCTGGAGCTGGCGCAACCTCATGTACGCGGTGGCCGACCGGCTCGACCCGGACAGCTACCTGGCGCTGGCCCGCGCCGCGTACGCGGAGATGGCGCTGGCCGGGGTCACCTGCGTGGGCGAGTTCCACTACCTGCACCACGGGCCGGGCGGGCGGCGCTACCACGACCCGAACGCGATGGGCGCGGCCCTGCTGGCCGCCGCCGCCCAGGCCGGGATCCGGATCACCCTGCTGGACACGGTCTACCTGAGCGCGTCGGTGGACGGCCGGCCGCTGACCGGGCCGCAGCTGCGGTTCTCCGACGGGGACGCCGAGGGCTGGGCCGAGCGGGTCGGCGCGTTCGGACCCGCACCGGGCCAGGTCCGGCTCGGCGCGGCGATCCACTCGGTGCGGGCCGTACCGGCCGGCCAGCTCGCGGTGGTGGCGGCCTGGGCGGCGGAGCGGGGCTGCCCGCTGCACCTGCACCTGTCCGAGCAGCCCGCGGAGAACGCGGACTGCCGGGCGGCGTACGGCCGCAGCCCGGCCGAGCTGCTGGCCGAGCACGGGGTGCTCGGCCCGGCCACCACCGCCGTGCACGCCACCCACGTCACCGACACCGACCGGGCGCTGCTCGGCCGCTCGGGGACCGGGGTGTGCCTGTGCCCCAGCACCGAGCGGGACCTGGCCGACGGCATCGGCCCGGCCCGGGACCTCGCCGACGCCGGCAGCCCGTTGAGTCTGGGCAGCGACAGCCACGCCATCATCGACCCGTTCGAGGAGGCCCGCGGGATGGAACTGGACGAACGGCTGCGCAGCGGCGTCCGCGGCCACTTCGGCCCGGGCGAGCTGCTCCATGCCGCGACCGCGGCCGGGCACGCCGCGCTGGGCTGGCCCGACGCCGGCCGGATCGCCCCCGGCCAGCGCGCCGACCTGGTCACCGTGCGGTTGGACGGCCCGCGCACCGCCGGCGTACCCCCGGCGGGGGTGTTCTTCGCGGCCACCGCCGCGGACGTGGACCGGGTGGTCGTGGACGGCCGGGTGGTGGTGAGCGGCGGGCGGCACGTCGGCCTCGACGTGCCGGCCGACCTGCGCGCCGCCATCCGCGAGGTCCGCTCATGA
- the rdgB gene encoding RdgB/HAM1 family non-canonical purine NTP pyrophosphatase: protein MSRLLLATANAKKLVELQRVLDGQLGSGRIELVSLAEFPDYADVPETGLTFGENALIKAREGCRRTGLPTVADDSGLAVDALNGMPGVFSARWSGRHGDDQANLELVLAQLADVPDEHLGAAFVCAATLVLPGGREHLVDGRQQGRLIRSPRGTNGFGYDPIFVGEGQDRTNAELTPAEKDQISHRGRALRALGKVIAKELT from the coding sequence ATGAGCCGCCTCCTGCTGGCCACCGCGAACGCCAAGAAGCTCGTCGAACTCCAGCGCGTCCTGGACGGGCAGCTCGGCTCGGGACGGATCGAACTGGTGAGCCTCGCCGAGTTTCCCGACTACGCCGACGTACCGGAGACCGGCCTCACCTTCGGGGAGAACGCGCTGATCAAGGCCAGGGAGGGCTGTCGCCGGACCGGCCTGCCCACGGTGGCCGACGACTCCGGCCTGGCGGTCGACGCGCTGAACGGGATGCCCGGGGTGTTCAGCGCCCGCTGGTCCGGCCGGCACGGCGACGACCAGGCCAACCTGGAACTGGTGCTGGCGCAGCTCGCCGACGTGCCGGACGAGCATCTGGGCGCCGCGTTCGTCTGTGCCGCGACGCTGGTGCTGCCCGGCGGCCGGGAGCATCTGGTGGACGGGCGGCAGCAGGGCCGGCTGATCCGCTCGCCGCGCGGGACCAACGGCTTCGGCTACGACCCCATCTTCGTGGGCGAGGGCCAGGACCGGACCAACGCCGAGCTGACCCCGGCGGAGAAGGACCAGATCAGCCACCGGGGCCGTGCCCTGCGCGCGCTCGGCAAGGTCATCGCCAAGGAACTGACCTAG
- a CDS encoding MurR/RpiR family transcriptional regulator, whose translation MNESGAPGPGDRVFDLVGGIRLTPTQRRIAHCLVQHGPAAASFSAAEVAALAGVSQPSVTRFAVALGHDGYPALRRRLREVIAPGTPDGDGENELQRAVRVETGNLERLATQLADRERIAAAGATLAASRPLPVLGLRAAAPLAAYFGYFAAKVHPDVRVLDAGGTLLTDRLEQATAAGATAMLAFVLPRYPRETLDALRDARAAGLAVVAITDSPVSPAAEYARVVLPAAVGTDLVFDLHTAPMTLAMVLLQAICDAAPADTQARLEAFEASAARRQLFTS comes from the coding sequence ATGAATGAGAGCGGCGCACCCGGACCCGGCGATCGGGTGTTTGACCTGGTCGGGGGCATCCGGCTGACGCCGACCCAGCGGCGCATCGCGCACTGCCTGGTGCAGCACGGCCCGGCCGCGGCGTCGTTCTCGGCGGCCGAGGTGGCCGCGCTGGCCGGGGTGAGCCAGCCGTCGGTGACCCGGTTCGCGGTCGCGCTCGGCCACGACGGCTATCCGGCGCTGCGCCGCCGGCTCCGCGAGGTGATCGCCCCGGGTACGCCGGACGGCGACGGGGAGAACGAACTGCAACGGGCGGTCCGGGTCGAAACGGGCAACCTGGAGCGGTTGGCCACCCAGCTCGCCGACCGGGAGCGGATCGCCGCGGCCGGCGCGACGCTGGCGGCCAGCCGGCCGCTGCCGGTGCTCGGGCTGCGGGCCGCCGCGCCGCTGGCGGCGTACTTCGGCTATTTTGCCGCCAAGGTGCACCCGGACGTGCGGGTGCTGGACGCCGGCGGCACCCTGCTGACCGACCGGCTGGAGCAGGCGACCGCCGCCGGCGCCACCGCGATGCTGGCGTTCGTCCTGCCCCGGTATCCACGGGAGACGCTGGACGCGCTGCGCGACGCGCGGGCCGCCGGCCTCGCCGTGGTGGCCATCACCGACTCGCCGGTCAGCCCGGCGGCCGAGTACGCCCGGGTGGTGCTGCCGGCCGCGGTCGGCACCGATCTCGTCTTCGACCTGCACACCGCCCCGATGACCCTGGCCATGGTGCTGCTCCAGGCGATCTGCGACGCCGCGCCGGCCGACACCCAGGCCCGGCTGGAGGCGTTCGAGGCGTCCGCCGCGCGACGGCAGTTGTTCACCAGCTGA
- a CDS encoding DUF6186 family protein, producing MSTRTLTITGFLIVLSVMIAVDLTARLLRRNGPRRWPAPLGTALSAALRSTVGRLLVFGWWLWIGWHFLAR from the coding sequence ATGAGCACCCGGACGCTCACCATCACCGGCTTCCTCATCGTGCTCTCGGTGATGATCGCGGTGGACCTGACCGCCCGGCTGCTGCGCCGGAACGGGCCGCGCCGCTGGCCGGCACCGCTCGGTACGGCGCTGAGCGCGGCGCTGCGCAGCACCGTGGGCCGGTTGCTGGTGTTCGGCTGGTGGCTCTGGATCGGCTGGCACTTCCTGGCCCGCTGA